The following is a genomic window from Acidobacteriota bacterium.
CCGTTCGGACGGGGCCTTGGCGTGGCGGGTTCGATGTACATCTCGGGTACCAACTACCCGGTGTATCCCAACGACATGCCGCAGGCGGGCATTCAGCTCAAGCTCGATCGGTCGGGCATCGTCACGGTCTTCACCGGCAGCAATGACATCGGCCAGGGTTCCAGCAGTGTCGTCCAGTATCTGGTCGCCGAGGAACTCGGCATCGCGCTCGACCAGATTCGAGTGGTCGCGGCGGATACGGATCTGTGCCCCGTCGATCTGGGCGCGTACTCGAGCCGCGTCACCTTCATGGTGGGCAACGCCACCATTGATGCCTGCCGAAAGGTGCGATCGCAGATTGTCGAGGCAGTCGCGGCGGCGTGGAAGGTGCCCGCGACGCGCGTCGTGCTGGCGGGTGGCTGCGCCCGCGACACCGACGACGCCTCGCGCGTTATTCCGATGGCCGAGGCATTCGCGCTCGCCGAGACGATGTTCGACACCCTTGGCGCCACCGGCTCCTACAACACGCCGACGCTCGGCGGATCGTACCGGGGCGGGTCCATTGGCGCTGCGCCGGCCTATTCGTTCACGGCGCATGTCGTCGAGGTATCGGTTGATCCAGAGACTGGCCGCATCACGTGCGAGAAGGCCTGGATCGCCCACGACTGCGGCCGCGCGTTGAATCCGATGCTGGTCGCCGGGCAGATGGAAGGCTCGGCCTACATGGGCATTGCCGAGGCGCTGCTGGAAGAGCACGACGTGAACCGCTTCGGGATCCACCGCGGGCCGTCGCTGCTCGACTATCGCATCCCGACCTCGCTTGACACGCCCGAGTTGTACGCGCTGATTGTCGAAAGCCTCGATCCCGAGGGCCCCTACGGCGCGAAGGAAGCCGGCGAGGGACCGCTCCATCCTTCCGTGCCCGCCCTCTCGAATGCGGTCTTCGACGCGGTCGGCGTCCGCCTGACGCATTTGCCGTTCACGCCTGGAAAGGTGCTGGCGGCGCTGCGCGCCTCGGGCCGGCCAGGGGCGGGCGATGTTCGGGCGCCAACTGCGCAGAACGGGCGACGCTGATGCTGCGCCTGCCACGATTCCAGTTGCGGCGTCCGTCCACACTCGACGACGCGCTGGCTTGTCTTGCCGAGGCCGGACCACGCGGCAAACTCATCGCGGGCGGCACCGATCTGATACCCAACATGAAGCACGGGTTGATTACGCCGGCGACGGTGATTGCGCTTTCTGGCATCCCCGAACTCTCGGGCATTCGACGCGATCCTGACGGCGGCCTCGTAATCGGCGCGATGACGACAATCGCCGAGGTGGCGGCAAACAAAGATGTGCAGGCGAGCGCGCCGTCGCTGGCTCAGGCCGCCAGCCTCGTGGCGAGCCCGCAGATCCGGCGCATGGGCACGATCGGCGGGAACATCCTGCTGGATACGCGCTGCCAGTGGTACAACCAGTCATCCTTCTGGCGATCGGCGGTCGGCTTCTGTCTGAAGCAGGGCGGCACCGCATGCCATGTTGTGGCGGGCGGTTCTCGCTGTGTGGCAGCGGCGTCAAACGACACGGCGCCTGCTCTGATGACTCTCGGCGCCTCGCTGGAGGTCGCTGGCCAGGCCGGCGGCCGCCGACGGGTGTCGATCGAGCGCTTCTGGACGGTAGACGGGGCGCGCAACCACTGTCTGGGAGACGACGAGATTCTCGTGTCCGTGCGAATCCCGAAGACACCTGCCGGACACCGCGGCGCATACGGTAAACTCCGCGACCGGGGCGCCATCGACTATCCTCTACTGGGCGTCGCCGTTCGCCTGGATCTGGATGGTGACGGCCTGGTCGAGCGATCTGACGTGGTGGTGACGGCGCTTGCGGCGGCCCCCAAGCGCGTCACATCGGCGGACGCGTCGCTTCGAGGGGTCTGGGCAGGCACGGCGGCATTCGCTGATCAGGTGGACACTGTCGCCGACGCCGCGTTTGGCCAGTGCCATCCGATCGAGAACATCCCGGGCGACGCCGGCTGGCGGCGTGAGATGATTCGAGTCTACGTGCGGCGCACGTTGGAGGCAGCCGCGGCTGGCGGCGGCCCCGTGCATCATCTGTAGGAATGCGCACCGGCCCCCGCCGGGTCTGGACGCTGGTTGATTCCGGAGACTGCCATGAGCGACGTGCCCCCCTCATCCGACCTGATCTACGACTGGAACACGGCCGGCAACGGCTATCCGCATCGGGCGTCCCCGGTTGAGTTCGATGACGAGACGCTGCGCGACGGCCTGCAGTCGCCTTCGATTCGCGATCCCGCGATCGAGAAGAAGCTCGAGCTGCTGCACGTGATGGACGAGCTGGGGATCCGTTCGGCGGATCTCGGTCTTCCCGGCGCCGGACCGCGCGCCCGGGCGGACATCATCGCGCTCTGCGAGGAAATCCAGTCGGCGAAACTGAGCGTCGCACCGAACTGCGCCGTGCGGACGGTGATGGCCGATGTGCAGGCGCTGGTGAGCATCAGTGACAAGGTGGGGATGCCCATCGAGGCGTGCACGTTCATCGGCAGCTCCCCCATCCGCCAGTACGCCGAAGAGTGGTCGCTCGAGTACATGCTCAGGCTCACCGAGGAGACCGTGTCGTTCGCGGTCGCGCACGGCCTGCCCGTGATGTATGTCACCGAAGACACCTGTCGCGCCACGCCCGACACGATCCGCCGCCTCTTCAAGACGGCGATTTCCGCGGGTGCCACGCGCGTCTGTGTCTGCGATACGGTGGGCCACATCTCGCCGCGCGGCGTCCGCAACCTGATTCCGTACGTCCGGCAGCTCATCAAGGAGACGGGCGCCGACATCAAGATCGACTGGCACGGCCACAACGACCGCGGCCTGAGCGTCATCAACACCATCACGGCGATGACTTCGGGGGTGGACCGCGTGCATGCCACCGCGCTCGGCCTCGGCGAACGGATTGGCAACTGCTCGATGGACCAGCTGCTCGTCAATCTCAAGCTGATGGGCTACATCAACACGGATCTGCTGCCGCTTCACCGCTACGTGTCCGTGGCCAGTGAGGCGACCGGCGTCCCCATCCCGGCCAACTATCCCGTCTTCGGCGACGACGCCTTCCGGACGGCGACCGGCGTCCACGCCGCGGCCATCATCAAGGCGAAGAAGAAGGGCGACGCCTGGCTGGCAGATCGGATCTACTCCGGCGTGCCGGCGGGCATGATCGGCTTGAAGCAGCGCATCGACGTGGGCTTCATGTCGGGGGTGTCCAACGTCGTGCACTGGCTGATCGAACACGGGTTCGACGCGGAGGAACGGCTGGTCGAAGCCATCTTCCGCGCGGCCAAGGAACGCGATCGCATCATGACCGACGACGAGTTGATGCAGGTCGTGAAGTTCATGACGGAAGAGCCGCACAATGACTTCCACGTCACCACGGTCGAGGAGTGGAAGCACACGATGGAGGAATAGTGTCCGCCGGGTCTGATGGAGCCAGGGGCCCCCGACACGGGAACGTTATCCGATCAGTTGACCGCCGTCCACCCGCAGCACCTGTCCGGTGACATGGCGGCTCATGTCCGAACACAGAAACAGCACCATTCGCGCCACATCATCGGGCACGCCGAGCCGGCCGAGAGCCGTCTCGTCGATGGCCCGCTGGCGCCATTCGGGCGCGATGCCCTCGATGAGCGGCGTTTCAATCCAGCCCGGCGCCACCGCATTCACACGTATGCCGAAGCGTCCGACCTCTCGCGCGACGGTCCGGGCCAGCGCATTCAGACCGGCTTTGCTGGCCGAGTAGTTGGCCAGCCCGAGCTTGCCCCGCTCGCCGTTGATCGACGAGACGAGCGCGATGGCCCCGCCACCGGCCTTCCGCATCAAGGGCACGGCGCCGCGCACCAGGTAGAACGCTGAATCGAGGTTGGTTTCCACCACCGACGACCACGCCTCGTCGGACATCTTCCACACCACCGAGTCGCGGGCGATCCCGACCGAGTGCACGAGAATGTCGAGGCGCCCATCGGTCGCCTCAATCGACGCGAACAATTCGCGGACGGCGTCGGGCCGCGTCACATCGCACGCGATCGATCGCGTGCCGGACGGGCCGTCGTGGCCGGCTCGGTCGACCGACAGCACAGTGGCTCCCGCCTCGACCAGCATTGCGGCGATCGCCGACCCGATGGCGCCGCCACCGCCGGCGACGATGGCCACCTTCCCCGCGAGCGACAGCAACCCGGCCTGTGTCTGACTCATGCTGCCCTCATTGATCCTGCCACGTCGCGGCGCGCTTCTCGACGAACGCCCGAAGCCCCTCGACCGCGTCATGTGTCGCCATCAGTTCCTTGAGATAGATCCGTTCGACCTCGGGTAGCTCCGCAGCCAATCGCGCCCGCAGGCCCACTCGAACGGCCTTCGCGGCCAGCCGCAGGCTCGACGCCGACCGGGGCAGCAGATGCGCCTGGGCGTACTCGTGCGCGGCCTCGGCGGGATCGGTTTCGGCGATCTGGTCCACCAACCCGATCCGATACGCTTCCTCCGCCGTGATAGAGCGGCCGCTCAGGCAGAGGTCTTCTGCCGCCCCGCGTCCGACGCGTTCGGCGAGCAGCACGGACGCCGCGGGCGCGAACACCCCCAGCACGATTTCGGGCTGACCGAACTTCGCGTCCTTCGACGCGAACACGCGATGGCACAGCGTCACCAGTTCCATCGCCCCGCCCAGGCACTGGCCTCGCACAGCCGCCAGGACGATGACCGACGCGTCCACCAGGCCGAGCAGCAGGCCGTGGAACTGCGTGAGCATGGCGCCGACACTGTCCGGCAGATGCTCGGCGACGCTCGCGCCGAACGAGAAATGTGCCCCCTGCCCTTCGAGGCACAACGCCTTGACATGAGCATCGGCGGCCGCATCAGCGAGCACGGAGGAAAGCGCCGCCATCACCCGCGCGTCAAGAATGTTGCCTTTCGAACCGCCCAGCACAATGCGCCAGTACGCGCCGTTGTCGAGCTTCTCAACCAGGACAGGATCGCTCACAGACGAATCCTCCACGTCAACGACTTCCGCCCTTGGCGCGAGCGAGAATCTCCTCAGTCAGTTCGTCGCCCCAGACCGCACCGTCGGCGAGCCGGCGCCGCAGCAGCAGGAAGTCGGCCTCACGACACTCCTTCGAGCCTTCGTGGAAGGCCCGGAAGCCGGCGCGGCCCTCGGTCATCATGTTGAGGGCGAGCCATGCGCGGTTCGATTCCTTGTTGCGATTCCAGTGATCGAGCTTGTGCTTGCGCACGCTTTCGATCGTCTTGGTCAGACACCCTGGCATCGTGTGGGCCAGCTTGAGGACCAGCGCGTCAACCTCCGCGTCCAGGGCCGACAACGTCATCTTGCCCTGCTGAACCAGCTGCTTGCCCGCATCGCGTTCGGCCCCCGTCTTGAATTCGCCGAACACGACCCTGCCGTCCTCCACCCACCTATCGGTGATGGCCAGCGGATTGGGTACCAGCCGGCCCCCGACCTCGAGCGCCGGCACGACCTTGAGCAGCAGGCCGAGCCGCTGTGCCTTGTGCGCGCTCCAGTGCTCGCAGAGGGTGCAACTTTCCATCGCGGCTTCGATGCCGATAAACAGCGGCAGAAAGTCCGTGCTGCCGCCGTCTGGCGCCGAACCATGCCTCGGGCCCGCCTGACCGAACAGGGCCATGTCCTGAGCCAGCGAGAAGTCGCAGGCCATGCCGATCTCCTGACCGCCTCCGACGCGCATCCCATTGACGCGGCAGATGACCGGCTTGTCGCAGTGAAGGATGGCCGTCACCATGTCGTTGAACAGCCGCATGTACTGCCGGTATTCCTCGGGCCGGCCGGCGTAGTACTCCGCGTACTCCGCGGTGTTGCCGCCCGTGCAGAACGCTCTCGTGCCGCTCCCGGTGAACACGACGGCGACCGCGGCCCGATCGTTCGACGCGCGCCTCATCCCGAGAATCACGCCCTTCACCATGTCGGTCGTGTACGAGTTCAGTTGTGCGGGGTTGTCGAGCGTGATCCAGACGGTGTGCAAACCGGGCACCTCAGTGCCTCTGGCGTCACGCAGGGCCTTCTGCTCGTAGCGCGCGCCAGGCAGGCTGGCCGCCTCCACCAGATCGTGGTTCTTGAATTCCATCTGATCAGCTCCCCGGCACCAGGATGATTCGGCGCTGCATACCGCCCGCGTGCACCTCCGAAAATACATCATTGATCGAAGCCATCGGCCGGCGCTCCACAAACGGTTCCAGCAGAACCCGGCCCGACAGCACCAGATCGATCACCGCAGGATACAACTCCGGCACGCATCCCCAGTTTCCCTGAGCGACGGCGTCAAACGCCATCAGATTCGAGAGCCGCACCTCGATGGCCTTCGACGTATACCCCACCACCGAGAGCCGCGCCCCGTGGCACAGGAGACCGAATGCGGCAAGCTGGCCGGCGGGCGTCCCGGAGGTCTCGAAGATCTTCGTGCGCCACGTGGGAATGCCGTGCGCGTCGGCGCAGGCCTTGACCTGCTTGCGAAGCGCCTTCTGGTCCATCGACTTGGGATTGAGCGTCAGGCTCGCTCCGTGCTGCGCCATGCGTTCGAGGCGCTGGTCGTCGACGTCGATGGCGACCACCGTCGCGCCCAATGCCCGCGCGATCTGCACCCCGAATCCGCCGATGCCACCGACTCCCACGAACACGGCCAGGTCGCCGCTCGCCAGTTCGCTTCGAACGGCCGCCTGGTACGGCGTCGAGACCGCATCCGCCACCACCGACAGCGCGACCAGATCGACGCCAGCAGGGTTCTTCGTCCGGTCATCGAGCGCTGGCACCGGACAGAGCCCGTGCGCAGGAACGCGCACCGCCGATGCGAATCCGCCGTGAACGTCGCTGCCGGGAAACACCTGCTTCGGGCAGATCGCTCCGCGGCCCGCCAGGCACGCGGGACACGTCCCGCACGGAATCACGGCCGGCACCACCACGGCTTTCCCGAGCCAGGCTTCAGCCGCCGGGCCCGCCTCAACCACACGGCCGCTGATTTCGTGGCCGAGCGTCAGGGGAAACGGCTGCCTCGTCGGGATCCCGTCATAGAAGAAACCCAAGTCGGTGTGGCACACGCCGCACCCAGCCACTTCGACGATGACCTCGCCGGCGCCGGGTGTCTCCTCGCGCGTGGTCAGCACCATCGGCGATCCGCCCTGTTGCACAACCCACGATGTCAGCTTCATGACTTGTCCTTTGACAATATCCGTCCGGTTGCCGGAACAGCGTCCGGGAACTATCGGTTCATCGTCCCTCATTCCCGTGGTCGAGGGGAAGTCCCGACGCCCACCCGCCGCGCCGGCACCGGCTTCCCACCGCCAGCCGCCCGGAGGTACCCAGCCACCGAGCCCCGAGCGTCCCGAACAAACGTGTACTGGACAGTGGCGTCCTTCGTGAAGAACTCCACGGGCGACGCTGGATAGATATCGACCCCGGATTGCGCTGTTGGCGTCACCGTGAGGTGGTCGCCTGAGCGCTCGACGCGCACGAGCACGCCGTTAAGTGATTCGTATTCGCCGGCCAACGCATCCAGTTGGCCCACGTCAAGTGCGATGATCGGCGGGGGCTGCCGATTGGCGGGCGTGACGCGTTCGGCTGCGTCGTTCAGCTTCCAGTCCGAAATCCGCACACGCGCAGCCCGGCCGTCCGCGTCGAGGTCGAACACGAACGTCCACGTCAGCAGTCTCGTCCGGAAGGTCAGCGGCGCGACCGGCACCAAACGGAGTTTCTCGAATCCCGGAATCTGCGCCTGCAATCCGTCTCCGTCTCGCGTCACCGCGAATGTACCGACGTCGCTGCCTCGAAACGTTCCGATCAGCCTGTCGAGAACGCCGGCTTCCTCAGGCACGGCGACCGGGTCTGGAATCGGCCGGCCTGCGGCCAGCGCCGCCACGCGGTGCGCCGTCGCCTGCAGGGGCACGGCCGTCGACGCCCGGTTTGACAGGATGGCGACAAACACGCGGTCGTCCGGCATGCGAACGATGTACGAGACGAAACCGGTTGTTCCGCCCGCGTGCTCCTGCACCCGACGACCGTCATCGTCGCCGATGTCCCACCCGTACCCGTACCTGGTCGAATTACCGTCATTCAGGCGAAACGGCGTGAACATCCTGGCTCTCGACGCTGCGCTAAGGATTCGATCCCCGTAGAGCGCCTCGTCCCATCGCGCGAGATCGTCGATCGTTGAAAGCAGTCCTCCTGCCCCGCTCGGATGGAAGATGCGGCTTCGCGATGGCAGCACGTTGAACACCGCGTCCGTCTGCGCGTCATACCCGGTGGCGCGAAGCGGGATGATCTGTCGCCGGTCGGCGTAGTACGTATGCGTCATTCCCAGCGGCTCGAAGATCCGCTGCCGCAAGTAGTCTGCGTAACTCTGCCCTGACACCTGCTCGATGATGGCGCCCAGCAGGTTGTAGCCCCAGTTCGAATACGCCCATCGCTCGCCTGGTGCCGCGTCCTGGGGCAGGTCTTTCACCCAGTCGCCCAGGACGTCAATCAGTTTGCCCTCCTGCACAGTGACGGCTCGCAAGTCCGATGTTTCGCTGAGCGCATTGAGGCCAGACGTGTGAGTGAGGAGGTGTTCGATGGTGATATTGATGCCGTGCGTCGGGTAGTGCGGCAGGAATCGCGAGATGTCATCTCCGAGCGACAGCCGCCCCTCCTCGGCGAGCTTGAGTATGGCGGCCGCCGTGAACTGCTTCGACAGTGACGCCAGCGCCAGCACCGACTCGGGCCGCATCGGGACCTGGAGTTCGACATTCGCGAGGCCGTACGCCTTGCGCAGCACAACGCGGCCGTCCTTCATCACGATCGCCGTCGCGCCGGGCTTGTCCGGCGTGTAGATGCCGGCCAGCAGTGCGTCGATCTCGGCCGCAGCAGATACGGGCGACCCACTCCTCTGCCCCCGCACGCCAGGGCTCAGCGTCGCTGCACATCCCGTGATGACCACCGCAGAGCCCACCAAGGCGACGCACGCGCACACGACGCGACGCTGTCCCCCTGTGGCGCGATCACGTCTCGAACGATGTCGCTCGCTCACCATCGGACCTCCGTGCGTTTCCGCTCAGCTGCACCGAGACAGGTCGCGCTGCGACAGTGTACACGCTCTGCGCGCCGCCCCCGGCGGCACCGGCGGAGTCGAACCTGTTCACGCCGCATCATGCACGGCCGACCGACGCCCAAACTGCGGAGGTCCGGGCGACCACTGGCTTCGACGGGGTCAGGCTGGACCGCGCAAGGCACACCGGTTCCGTTGGTCTAGAATGTCGGGCCGTTGTAGAACTCGCCGAACAGTTCTGCGTCCGTGGGCTTGTCCTCCGGCAGCGGGCGGCTCACCCACGTCACGTTCATGTAGTGCTTGAGTGAGATGTTCTCGTTCGTGATGTTTCCGCCCCAGGTGCCGCAGCCCATGCTGGATGTCATGGGCATGCCGTTGGTGAACGTGCCGGCGTTGGATCGTGACTGCACCTGACGCACCATGATTCGGCTGACCGGCGCCATCAGGGCCAGCCGGTGAATGTGGTCTTCGTCGAACGAGTAGATGCCGCAGGAGTGGCCCTTCCCGCCGACATCGAGCAGTTGCCTGACCAGGTCGAGGGCTTGGTCAAAGCCTTTGTACTTGAAGATCGCAAGCACCGTGCCCAGCTTCTCGGTTGAGAACAGGTGCTCGCGGCCGATCTTGTCCTGCTCGACAATCAGGAACGTCCTGTCGGACGGTAGAACGAATCCGGCGCGATCGGCCACCACGGAGGCGGCGCGAGCGATGGTCTGGGGCGTGCGATGTCCCTCTGAATCCCAGTACGTCGCCTGCAGGAGCTGTCTTTCCCGCTCGTTGACGAGGTAGCCGCCTTCCCGCTGAAGCTGGCCGAGAAACGCGTCGTAGATTGTCGCCTCCACCACCAGGTTCCCGTCCGAGGAACAGCCCGATCCGTAATCGTTGGTCTTGCTGATCCTCGTATTCCTCGCGGCCTCCTCGATGTTGGCCGTCTCGTCAATGACCATCATGGCGTTGCCGGGGCCGACGCCGTACGCGGGCTTGCCGGAACTGTAGGCAGCCTTCACCATCGCTGGCCCGCCCGTGGCGTTGGTCAGGTCGCACGAGGACATCAGTTCATTCGCCAGCGGGATGCTCGGCTTCTCGACGCACTGCAGGATGTCTGGCGAAGCGCCCGCGGCTGCAAGGGCCGCGCGCATGATCCGGACGACTTCGTTCGTCGTCTTTCTGCTGGCCGGATGCGGAGAGAAGATCACGGCGTCCTTGCACTTGATGGCGTAAATGGCGACGCCGATGGGAGTGATGTACGCGCTTGTGACGGGAATCAGAGACACGATCACGCCGGCTGGTTTCGCGTACTTGACGATGGCCTTGTCCGGGATCTCCTCGATCACCCCCATGCTCTTCTGGCGCAGCGCGTCCCTCAGAATCCCCAGCGCCTTGGACCTCCGCCCCGGTTCGCGACTCCCCATGCCCGATTCGTCGACGTTCATATTGGCGAGGTGCACGGCTGTCGTTTCGTTGGCCGAAGCCCAGGTAATCGCTCTGCACAGCCGGTCGACGGTGGCCTGGTCGTAGGCTTCGATAGCCTGCATCGCCGCCCGCGCCTTGCTAACCAGCGCCTCGGCAAGCTGTTTCTCTTCGACGGTAATCGCTCGCGTGGCCATATGATCTCCGCAACCTCTCGAAGACAAAACCCGAACGCCAATTCGTGGAGCGGGGCGCGGCCCCTTCCTCAGTCTAGCGGAATTCGCAGACGCCTCGGCTTCTCGCGTATGTGCGCAATGACGGTTTGTCATGTTTCCATAGAACGTGCTGGGCATGGCCGGGACGTTGAGGACTCCTGGCATTGTTACGGTACTGGTACCGTTTCCCGGTTGCCGGATTGGGGGCGGGGTGCTAGCGTCGGCATGGCGTGTTGTCCATACGGACCGACGTCGGGGGTTGTGGCCCGGCGGAGGCGTGTGGAAACCCACCGCCTGGAGTTGTTGTCGCGAACGCCGCCATGGTGGAAGACCGTCACTCGTTCTGATGCGTCTCGACCGTCGCTGGCTTTCGACACTGCTCCTGGTCTCGAGGACTGTGTTCGTCCAATCTGAAGAGGTAGGCATCATGAACTCACTTCAGCGACAGGCCCCAGCCACTCGGCTGGTGTTGGTGTTCGCCGTGTGCTCCCTGCTCGGCGCCAGCGGCCTCCTCTCTCAGGCTCAGCCTCCCCAACGACCGCCCCAGGGGCCACCGGGAGCGGGGCCCCAGCGGGGAGGGCCGCGGCAGCAGCAGGGTCCGGCGAGGAAGCAGGTTCTTCTCTGGGGTGAGCTGACTGGGGGCGGCGCGTACCATGAAGGGGTGAACAACGCCATGGCCGTTCTGTACAGGCTCGGGCGCGAGACCGGTCTCTACGACGCGTACATTCGCACGGATCCGCAATTCGTTACCAAGCAGAAGCTGGTGGTCAATGCCGACGGCCGCGACTGGCCGGTCAGCAAGAACCTCGATTCGTTCGACGCCGTCTTCTTTTACGGTCAGAGAGAGATTCCGCTCACACAGCAACAGATGACCGATCTGATCTCGTTCGTCAAGGATGACGGAAAGGGCTTCGTCGCGGCACACACGGCATTCAACGCGTTCGCGCGGTTCCCGGAATTCGGCGACATGCTCGGAGCACGATACGACGGCCATCCGTGGGGACAAGCCGAGGCGACGGTCACCGTGCTCGACTCTGGGTTTCCGGGGATGAAGGAATTCCCGCTGGCATTTACGTTCCGGGACGAATTTATCCAGGTCAAGGACTTCTCCTGGGAGAGCTCACGCGTACTGATGACGCTCGACACCAGCAAGCTCGACATGACCAATCCAAATGTCCACCGGGCGGCGAACGACTTCCCCCAGGCTTGGGCACGGACCTACGGAAAGGGCCGCGTGTTCGTCAGCGGATTCGGGCACAGCAGCGCCACCTGGGACAGACTGGATATTCAGCGGATGTGGCTCGAGGCGATCAAGTGGGCGACGGGGCAGACTCAAGCTGACGCGACGCCGCGGCCGAAGCCGGCTGCCAAGGCCGGTCAGTGAGGAAGATCGGGTGACGACGGCCCCCGCCGTTCGAGAGGATCTCGCCTAGGAGTCGCGGCTGACCACTGGAACCCGCGGGTCTGGCGTCGGCCGAGCCTTGCTCAGATGCGCGTACCTGGGATCTGTGCTGGCCGCCATCGAC
Proteins encoded in this region:
- the had gene encoding 6-hydroxycyclohex-1-ene-1-carbonyl-CoA dehydrogenase, producing MKLTSWVVQQGGSPMVLTTREETPGAGEVIVEVAGCGVCHTDLGFFYDGIPTRQPFPLTLGHEISGRVVEAGPAAEAWLGKAVVVPAVIPCGTCPACLAGRGAICPKQVFPGSDVHGGFASAVRVPAHGLCPVPALDDRTKNPAGVDLVALSVVADAVSTPYQAAVRSELASGDLAVFVGVGGIGGFGVQIARALGATVVAIDVDDQRLERMAQHGASLTLNPKSMDQKALRKQVKACADAHGIPTWRTKIFETSGTPAGQLAAFGLLCHGARLSVVGYTSKAIEVRLSNLMAFDAVAQGNWGCVPELYPAVIDLVLSGRVLLEPFVERRPMASINDVFSEVHAGGMQRRIILVPGS
- a CDS encoding serine hydrolase: MVITGCAATLSPGVRGQRSGSPVSAAAEIDALLAGIYTPDKPGATAIVMKDGRVVLRKAYGLANVELQVPMRPESVLALASLSKQFTAAAILKLAEEGRLSLGDDISRFLPHYPTHGINITIEHLLTHTSGLNALSETSDLRAVTVQEGKLIDVLGDWVKDLPQDAAPGERWAYSNWGYNLLGAIIEQVSGQSYADYLRQRIFEPLGMTHTYYADRRQIIPLRATGYDAQTDAVFNVLPSRSRIFHPSGAGGLLSTIDDLARWDEALYGDRILSAASRARMFTPFRLNDGNSTRYGYGWDIGDDDGRRVQEHAGGTTGFVSYIVRMPDDRVFVAILSNRASTAVPLQATAHRVAALAAGRPIPDPVAVPEEAGVLDRLIGTFRGSDVGTFAVTRDGDGLQAQIPGFEKLRLVPVAPLTFRTRLLTWTFVFDLDADGRAARVRISDWKLNDAAERVTPANRQPPPIIALDVGQLDALAGEYESLNGVLVRVERSGDHLTVTPTAQSGVDIYPASPVEFFTKDATVQYTFVRDARGSVAGYLRAAGGGKPVPARRVGVGTSPRPRE
- a CDS encoding cyclohexa-1,5-dienecarbonyl-CoA hydratase, translated to MSDPVLVEKLDNGAYWRIVLGGSKGNILDARVMAALSSVLADAAADAHVKALCLEGQGAHFSFGASVAEHLPDSVGAMLTQFHGLLLGLVDASVIVLAAVRGQCLGGAMELVTLCHRVFASKDAKFGQPEIVLGVFAPAASVLLAERVGRGAAEDLCLSGRSITAEEAYRIGLVDQIAETDPAEAAHEYAQAHLLPRSASSLRLAAKAVRVGLRARLAAELPEVERIYLKELMATHDAVEGLRAFVEKRAATWQDQ
- the oah gene encoding 6-oxocyclohex-1-ene-1-carbonyl-CoA hydratase, with amino-acid sequence MEFKNHDLVEAASLPGARYEQKALRDARGTEVPGLHTVWITLDNPAQLNSYTTDMVKGVILGMRRASNDRAAVAVVFTGSGTRAFCTGGNTAEYAEYYAGRPEEYRQYMRLFNDMVTAILHCDKPVICRVNGMRVGGGQEIGMACDFSLAQDMALFGQAGPRHGSAPDGGSTDFLPLFIGIEAAMESCTLCEHWSAHKAQRLGLLLKVVPALEVGGRLVPNPLAITDRWVEDGRVVFGEFKTGAERDAGKQLVQQGKMTLSALDAEVDALVLKLAHTMPGCLTKTIESVRKHKLDHWNRNKESNRAWLALNMMTEGRAGFRAFHEGSKECREADFLLLRRRLADGAVWGDELTEEILARAKGGSR
- a CDS encoding SDR family NAD(P)-dependent oxidoreductase gives rise to the protein MSQTQAGLLSLAGKVAIVAGGGGAIGSAIAAMLVEAGATVLSVDRAGHDGPSGTRSIACDVTRPDAVRELFASIEATDGRLDILVHSVGIARDSVVWKMSDEAWSSVVETNLDSAFYLVRGAVPLMRKAGGGAIALVSSINGERGKLGLANYSASKAGLNALARTVAREVGRFGIRVNAVAPGWIETPLIEGIAPEWRQRAIDETALGRLGVPDDVARMVLFLCSDMSRHVTGQVLRVDGGQLIG
- a CDS encoding aldehyde dehydrogenase family protein; translation: MATRAITVEEKQLAEALVSKARAAMQAIEAYDQATVDRLCRAITWASANETTAVHLANMNVDESGMGSREPGRRSKALGILRDALRQKSMGVIEEIPDKAIVKYAKPAGVIVSLIPVTSAYITPIGVAIYAIKCKDAVIFSPHPASRKTTNEVVRIMRAALAAAGASPDILQCVEKPSIPLANELMSSCDLTNATGGPAMVKAAYSSGKPAYGVGPGNAMMVIDETANIEEAARNTRISKTNDYGSGCSSDGNLVVEATIYDAFLGQLQREGGYLVNERERQLLQATYWDSEGHRTPQTIARAASVVADRAGFVLPSDRTFLIVEQDKIGREHLFSTEKLGTVLAIFKYKGFDQALDLVRQLLDVGGKGHSCGIYSFDEDHIHRLALMAPVSRIMVRQVQSRSNAGTFTNGMPMTSSMGCGTWGGNITNENISLKHYMNVTWVSRPLPEDKPTDAELFGEFYNGPTF
- a CDS encoding LeuA family protein — protein: MSDVPPSSDLIYDWNTAGNGYPHRASPVEFDDETLRDGLQSPSIRDPAIEKKLELLHVMDELGIRSADLGLPGAGPRARADIIALCEEIQSAKLSVAPNCAVRTVMADVQALVSISDKVGMPIEACTFIGSSPIRQYAEEWSLEYMLRLTEETVSFAVAHGLPVMYVTEDTCRATPDTIRRLFKTAISAGATRVCVCDTVGHISPRGVRNLIPYVRQLIKETGADIKIDWHGHNDRGLSVINTITAMTSGVDRVHATALGLGERIGNCSMDQLLVNLKLMGYINTDLLPLHRYVSVASEATGVPIPANYPVFGDDAFRTATGVHAAAIIKAKKKGDAWLADRIYSGVPAGMIGLKQRIDVGFMSGVSNVVHWLIEHGFDAEERLVEAIFRAAKERDRIMTDDELMQVVKFMTEEPHNDFHVTTVEEWKHTMEE
- a CDS encoding FAD binding domain-containing protein, with product MLRLPRFQLRRPSTLDDALACLAEAGPRGKLIAGGTDLIPNMKHGLITPATVIALSGIPELSGIRRDPDGGLVIGAMTTIAEVAANKDVQASAPSLAQAASLVASPQIRRMGTIGGNILLDTRCQWYNQSSFWRSAVGFCLKQGGTACHVVAGGSRCVAAASNDTAPALMTLGASLEVAGQAGGRRRVSIERFWTVDGARNHCLGDDEILVSVRIPKTPAGHRGAYGKLRDRGAIDYPLLGVAVRLDLDGDGLVERSDVVVTALAAAPKRVTSADASLRGVWAGTAAFADQVDTVADAAFGQCHPIENIPGDAGWRREMIRVYVRRTLEAAAAGGGPVHHL